In Weissella tructae, the DNA window TTTCCACAGAAATGGAGTACTACGGTATTCTCCATAACCCAATGAATATCACGTTCCCCTAAACTGGCCGTAAGATATCTTGTATACATGCGTGCGTCATAATTCCATTTTTCATCAGGTATCTCAATCGCGTATTTTCCATACAAGTAATTTAAAATATCTTGATCTGGTAGTAAGAGCATGTTGCCATGTTCTTGGATCACATCACTTATATCAGCCCAGCGTACAATTTCGCGAGCTTTTTCAAGATTAATCACCATAATTCCTGAATTGTAATACCCATGTTTTATATCTAAGCGAACTTTATTTATTGGCGTTGTGACATCGATTACTCCTGTATGTGTCGCAGCAGCCAGCATATATTCTCCCATATCCAAATCCCAAAGTTCACGGATAGAGTTAATGACGAGGATATCCGGGTCCATATAGATAACTTTTGTGATTTCTTTTGGTAAAATCTCACCTGCTAACAAACGAAAATACATTTCTTTTGGATATCGATCTTCAATTGGCGCATCTGACCAATTACTGCCATCAACTTGGACGACATTTAAATCATACCCTAGCTTATTTGTTAGAGTTCTCAAGCTCTCTATCTTGACCTCAGATACGCTTTCGTAAACAATCCAAACTCGCATATCTTGATTAGGATTATTTTCTTTGATTGAAACTAACGCTACTTGTAAGGGCGCCATATATCGCTCATCAATTGTAAACAATAAATCAATTGGATTACTCATCACGGACACCTTCTCTTATTTGTTTTTTGTTATGCATATTATTATCTAACATTGATTGCATGACCTTCTTATAGACATTCGGCATTGTTCGACTGGCCCATACAATCATTTTATCCGACGTTGAATTTAAATATCGACGTTTAGCTTTTGCATCAGTAGCAGCTTTATAAAATACTTTCGCTAAATCAGCGCTAGTTGTTTTGCCTTCATTGTTTACTAAGATAGTTGAAACACTGTCTATTAGTTTTTGGTAGGGTGAATCTTCAGGTAAATCTTTTCGCGCATTTTCCATCGCAATTTTTGACCATTCTGATTGAGTGCCACCTGGTTGCACAACAACAGATCGTATACCAAATTGACTAACTTCTAGATCCAATGAATCTGAAAATTGTTGCAACGCTGCCTTTGTGGCGTGATAAAAAGCACCTAATGGCATATACACGTCCCCACCAATTGACGAAATATTAATGATGCGCCCAAATCCTTGTTCTCGCATTGCTGGCAAAACAAGTTTTGATAGTTCAATTGCCCCAAAGACATTAACTTCAAATTGTTGGCGCACTTGTTTCATATCTGTATATTCCACTGCGCCATATTGTCCATATCCAGCATTATTAATCAATATATCGATACGTCCTTGTTCTTGTAAAACGGTCTCAATAAATTTTTGGTTACTTTCTGTTTTTGACACGTCCAAAGGTAACACTCTAACTCCCATGTACCCTAATTCTTTCATCTTATCGGTACGACGTGCCCCTGCATAAACTTGCCATCCTTTTTTTACAAATAATTCAGCACTGGCTTTTCCCATACCAGATGATGCACCTGTAATAACAATAACTTTTTTCTTCCCCATATCCCTCTCCTTAACTGGTTATCAAAGATAACCATCGATTGTTTTTCACTTACACTGATGACCATACCATCATGGACTTTGTTAAATCTTAATGCAACTTTTTTCTTCCTAATGTTTCACATGAAACATTTTCCCAAATAAAAAGCCTACTCATATTAATGAGTAGACTTTTTCATTTAACTATCCACGTGTGAAAGGTCCCTTAGGTTCGATCAATTCCAAGTTAGTTCCATCAGGATCCTTGAAATAAACAACTCCAGTACCAAATCCTGACTTCAACCCATCTTCTTCATCGAAGTAGATAGGTTCTCCTTCAGGTTCAATTCCTAATTCCTTCAAGCGTCCCATTGCAGCTTCTAGGTCTTCGACTTCAAAACACATGTGCATAGCACTAATTTGTTCATTAGAATAGTTTGCCTTTGAGGCTGTTGGTTCAACGTATTGTAAAATATCCATGTTGATATTTCCTAAGCGCAAGTTAGCATACTTAATATCAACTTCCTTAAGTCCTTGAACTTGTGCCATACGCTTTCCACCAATTGAATCACGGTTAGAAACTTTGTTCCCTGACAAAGCTTCATAAAATTCAACTGACTTATCCAAATCACTTACCGTGATTCCGATGTGGTTTACCATAGAAAATCCCATGTTACTCATATTACTGTCCTCCCGATTGTGACTGTTACATATTTAAATTAGACATTAAATACATCTGGGTGAGGTCCAACACGTAGATCCTCATTCAAATTATACAACATTTCCATATCATCTGCAGACAATTCAAAGTCAAATACATCAGCATTACTCAACAAACGTGATGTCTTAACAGACTTAACAACCAACATTACATCACGTTGAATATCCCAACGTAATACAATTTGAGCTGGTGTCTTGTTATACTTTGCTGCAAGTTCACCAATAACTTCATTATCTAGAATTTGCCCTTGCATCAAAGGTGACCATGCTTGGGTCTTAATACCATGTTCAGCACCAAATGCTTGTAGATCACGTTGTGACAACTTAGGGTGCAATTCAACTTGGTTAAGTACTGGCACAACCTTAGCATATGACAATAGGTCTTCTAGGTGATGTGGTTGGAAGTTACTTACACCAATTGCCTTGATCTTTCCGGCAGCGTATAGTTCTTCCAAGCCCAACCATGCATCCTTGTATTGCTTGTCTCCAGGCCAGTGAATCAAGAACAAGTCAACGTAATCCAGTTGTAGCTTTTCCAAACTTGCTTCAACTGATGCAATCGCATCTTCCTTGCTCATACCAAAGTTCCAAACCTTAGATGTAATAAACAAATCTTCTCGGTTCAAACCTGTCTTAGCTAAACCAAGCTTAATTCCTTCACCAACACCAGCTTCGTTACCATAAATTTGAGCTGTATCAATTAGACGGTAACCATTTTCAATACTTGAAGCCACAACTTCTGCTGTATCTTCGTCTGGAATTTGGAAAACACCCAATCCCAAACCTGGCATTTCAACATCATTATTTAGTGTAATTGTATCTTGTAAAGAGTTAATCATTTTTTTATTCTCCTGTTCTTCCTTAACTGTTGATTATAGGATATACTTATAAAAACAAAGTAGCAAGTACATACTTTAAAGTGCCATAGGTACTTTTTAGTACCTATGCATGAAAGGACAAATATTATGTCTGATGAAAAAATTTATCAAATTGGTGTTGAAGCCACTATGGAAGCCATTGGTGGAAAGTGGAAGCCTATTATCTTATGCAATCTGCGTCATGGAGAACTCCGTACCAGTGAACTAAAACGTCAAATCCCCGGTATTAGTCAAAAAATGTTGACCCAACAACTACGTGAACTTGAAGCTGCAGATATTGTCGATCGTCATGTATACAATCAAGTACCGCCTAAAGTTGAATATTCACTAAGTGACTATGGTATGACATTAAGCGCTGTACTAGACAATCTATGTACATGGGGAGAACAACACATCAAAACAATGAAGTCCCAAGGACATGCCGTCGCACTTAAAACAAAATAAGTCATTTAAACTTCACGTTCAAATTGAACGTGAAGTTTTTTATTTCTCTATATATAAATGTAGAAACAAAAAGATTCTTTTATCTATATCTGCACGCCCTCTAATTGAAGTAACCTCTTTTTACGCTCTAATCCGCCAGCATAGCCAGTTAATGACCCATCACTTCCCACAACACGATGACACGGAATGATAATAGAAATTGGGTTATGTCCTACCGCTCCACCCACTGCTCTTGCGGACCCAATCTTTTTATTTGATTCCACATTAATTCCTTCATATAAGGATTGATATGTTCTAATCGTTCCATATGGCGTATTACTCAATTCCCCCAGAACAATTTTTCTAAAGTTAGTTACCTGTGGATCAACTGGAATTATGCGGGGGTCTGGTTTATTTCCAGCGAAATACAAATCTAACCATTGTACGACGCGTTCATTAATATCTGAGAGCTGTACTTTGATGCTATCTAACGTTAAACTACCACCCACATATTTTTGATCACTAAACCATAGTCCTACTAAATGTGTATCATTACTGACCATAATTAAATCTCCCATAGGAGAGTGGTATATCCACTTATTCATATCTGTGTACCTCACATGCGTTTTCAATACATTATTTAATATACATCGTACACCTTAAATTTAATCCAATTCTGAGTATGCACCCGACACGTATAAATATACATACGAACAATATTTTGGCTCATTCCTTTTACTCAGTATGTTTCACGTGAAACATACTAAAAAACGCTCCACACAAATTTACTTGTGTAGAGCGTTCCTAATTTATTTAATTTAACCCAACAATTTTGTCAACCATTCCATTCCGTACATCATCCCGAAACTATAAGCCGCAACTGTTGCAGGCTTACATAGCACGATGATCCAGAAGAATTCACGCCAAGTCATACGTGTCAAACTTGTTAGCAATACTAAAGCATCATCAGGTGCGACTGGTAACAAAATCATCACAGCAAATGTTGTTCGCCATCCTTTTGTATCCAACTTAGTCATGTACTTATCCATGACTTTTTGACTGACAAAAGCTTCAACTAACTTCATTCCATACTTACGTCCCAACCAGAACAAGATAAATGAACCAACAACAATTCCAACGTAGTTATAAACGAATCCCCACCAAGGGCCAAAAATCATAACCCCAGCAGCTAACGTTACCCCTCCAGGAATAATCGGAATAACAACTTGAATAATTTGAATAAAGACAAAAATGATCGGTGCCCAAATACCGTATCCCTTAACCAAGTTAATCATAACTTCAGAATCAGTAAATGCGCCCATCTTATACAATTGCCAACAAGCCCAAATTGTAAAGATGATTCCTGCGTATGAAACTCCTTGGATAAACCATTGGAAATACTTATTACGCTCTGTTTTTTCCAAAGCCTCCGCTAAATTTTGTGGTGTTTCTTCGTTCGTTAATTCTTTATCTGTCATATCACTGCCTCCAATTTCCTATATGTATAACTACTCAATTGTTTAACCCACCTCATGCCCTTTGTTACTTTCTGTTAAAATAGCATTAACAAAACAAATTACATAACAAGGAAAGGTGTCCTCATGATTAACGATGTAAATGGTCCACGTTCTCTCACCCCATATGAGATTGCTATCTTCTTTTTCGCCGGACTCTTATTGAACGGCTTTGGTAACGGACTCACTGTTGCAACCAACATGGGATCTGCACCTTGGACTGCCGCAGCAGCAAATTTAGCTAACGTATCACACGTAAACATTACAATATTCCTTGGGTTATTCGGCATCATTGCCGCGTTTATCGTCACCTTAGTATCCAAACATTTCGATGCTCGGCGTTTCTTCGGTAACCTAACTTTCGTTGCCCTATTCAGCATGACACTCGGATATACAAACCAATTTTTCCTTAACCTTGGTGTTGGTCAACTCCCCGGAATCCTACGATTTTTAATCGATATCCTTGGTATCATCTGCATTGGTGCCGGTGTTTCTATCACACAACGTTTACAATTCGTCCTACATCCTTTAGATGACATGACAAATGTAATGCGTTTTACCTATTTTAAAGGTAATGTTGTCATAGCACAAACATTAAATTTTGCGATTCCAATCTCAATCTGCTTACTCGTTTGGTTAACAACCGGAAAGCTCGTTGCTGTCAACATCGGAACTATCTTAGCCTTTATTGGCATGGGATTTGTCATTAACATGGCCGATAGAACTGTTTTTTCACGTTTAATGCATCGGACAACGTCACAATTATAATTAACAAGACTCACCTGAAACTTAAAATGGAGTAATTATGAAAACATATGCAATCGTCGGCAATCAATATGAAGGTCTTTATACAAAACCCTGGTCAGAAGTACAAAAAATGACCCAGACAAAACCAGCACCGAAATATAAAGGATTTACATCAAGAGCCGAAGCTCAAGCTTGGTTTGATGCCCAAAATTCTGGATCACGTTCATACGAAACGGCATATGATGGTGCTTTTAAAGCAGATTCAAAACGTTACTATATCTTCACGGATGGCGGTAGCGAAATACCGGAAACGTTAGCGGTGGGCATGTTAAAGCAACGGATAAAGCTGCCTGGGCAATTGCAATCTATGCGGGTAGCGATCTAAACACACCTGTGTTTTCAGATGCTAAAGGATATTTCGGCCGTACTAATAATGAAATGGAAATGTTAGCGCTCATTAACGCATTACTACAAGCAGCTAAGACAGATGCGCCTGTTACAATTGTCAGCGACTCTAAATACGTGTTAGATTCTGTCACAAATTGGATGTATAACTGGCAAAGTAATGGTTGGAAAAAAGCAGGTGGCGAAATTGCCAACCTGAAAGGTTGGCAACAAATTTTTGACTTAGTGCAACCTCTTGAAAATCGTTTAGATTTTATTTGGGTTAAAGGACATGCGACAAGTAACGGAAACGTACTTGTCGACCGATTGCTAAACGAAGCAATGGATGCATTATAAAAGATACCTAAATATACAAAAAAGCTCTCAGACAACGTCTGAGAGCTTTTTTTAACCAATAATAATTTCTTCGGTTGGATATTGATAATGCGATGGCTTTTCACGGATATTCAAAACAGAGAACATCACTGTGTACAACCCAACACGACCAATAAACATCACGAACATAATAATAATTTTACCAATAACACTTAAATTAGGCGTTAATCCTAGCGAGAATCCAGTAGTAGAAAACGCCGAAATGACTTCAAAAGTAATATACTCTAATCCAAACCCTTTAGGAATCGTCTCTGTCATACATAATAATAACGACACAAACATAACAAAGGCTGTTGAAATCACCGCTAACATCAATGCTTTAACAATCGTTTTCTGACTGATTCGACGGTTACCAAAATTAACCTGTTCTTGCCCTCGTAAGGCCGCAACGGATTGCAACCATAAAATCCCTAGAGTCGTCGTTTTGATACCACCTGATGTTGACCCTGGCGTTCCACCAATGAACATCAATACCATAATGATAAACAAACCACCAACTGATAACGACGATAGCGGAATAACTTCTAGCCCAGCAGTACGTGGGACGACCGCTAGGAACAATGTATCAGATACACGCTCCCATAAACTTAGCCCTGATAAGTTATGCATTAACTTTTCTGTAAATAGGAAGACAGTAAATCCTCCTACAATTAACCAGCTTGATGTTGTTAGCGCCATACGCGTATGCAGACTCAATCGTCCACCACGTTTCAAAGATAATAAGTCTCGCCATACCAAGAACCCTAGTGATCCGGCAGTAATCAAAAACATCCATACAAAGAGTACATACGGTGAATTTTGGAATATCGTAATTGGTTCCTTAAAGAAGGTAAATCCTGCATTTCCAAATGCTGAAATCGCATGGGCAATACTAAAATAGATTCCTTGCCCAATTCCAAATCTCGGAATAAACGCAAACATTAATAATATGGCACCAATAATCTGAATAATAAATGATAACGAGAAAACAAAGGTCAGCATACTCTTTACGTCACCTAAATTACGCAAATTTAATGCTTCTCGCATCAACAATCGTGCTTTAAGATCTAACCTTTGTCTTGTCAGTGTTAGAACCAACACCGCAAATGTCATAAATCCTAGCGCACCTACTTCAATCATAATTAACAAAACAACTTGGCCAAAAAATGACCACGTCTCCGATGTGTTTACCACAGTCAGACCAGTAATCGCTGTAGCGGACACCGCCGTAAATAGCGCATCTATAAAAGAGACACTCACACCCGGATTTTGCGCAATCGGCAAACTTAGTAATCCAGCACCTACAAATATAATCGCTAAAAATCCTGCGGTTAATATTTGAGGCGGGGTTAATCTATCAAATAACTTATGCATAGTAAACACTCCAATTCATTCCCATTATACATTTTTATTTTATAAATTCCACAGCCAACCCACTTGTAGTTATCCCCCTTGTGGATAACTCTGTGCATAACTTGTGGATTAATTGTGGATAACCTGTGTATAACTCATCATTTTTGGGGATAAATGCACAGTTTTAGTTTCCAGAATTTTCACAAACTTCATTTTTTCACAAGCGATAAAATTGCCTAAAATGGCGTTCTTATCGTATTTACTCAACCTCGCATAGGTTTATCCTAACTCTGTTAAGTTGTTATCATTAGCTTTTACCTAAGTTATCCACAGTTGTGCGGAGTTTTCCACATTACCACTCACTCTGATATCTTTTTTAGGCTAATTTGCTATGTTTAAAACTTTACTTTAGAAATTAACGAACGATAAAACGTTTTACCGCTCCTATTGTTCGTTAACTTTAACCAGACTTAAATATAACCACAATTTGTGTGGATAACTTATTTTTTTATTGAGTTATCCACCACATGTTACCTGCTAAAAACGTTGATATAATCAACTTTCAAAGAGTTATCCACAACTAAACACAATAAATGTGGATAACTTCAAAAGCAATCGTTAATACGCTCCGAAAGGCATGATATAATAGGCATATTGATACACCAAGTATGCAAATTTCTTGTGGATAAATATATGAAATTCGCACTAACCCGAACAATATTTTAGAAAAACATGATTAAGGAGTCTATGATGAACGTTAAAATCATCTGTGTTGGTAAGCTAAAGGAAAAATATTTAAAAGACGGTATTGCTGAATATGCCAAGCGTCTACAAAAATTTGCGAAATTCGAAATCATCGAAGTACCTGATGAAAAAGCGCCTGAGCAATTATCCCAAGCTGAGATGGATAAAATTATGCAAAAAGAAGGTGAACGCATCCTTAGTAAGATTAAGGATCGTGAATATGTCTTTGCATTAGCCATTAAAGGAAAAGAACGCAGCAGTGAAGAATTAGCCCAAGAAATTGAAAAATTAACGGTCTCTGGAAATTCTGATTTAACATTTATTATTGGTGGATCACTCGGATTGGATCCTGCCGTTCTAAAGCGTTCAAATACACAAATTAGTTTTGGTCGTTTCACCCTGCCTCATCAATTAATGCGTTTGGTCCTAACTGAACAAATTTATCGTGCATTTATGATTAATCAAGGGTCCCCTTACCATAAGTAAATTGTTTCATGTGAAACATGCAGGGGTACCTCGACTTAAAATAAAAAAGCTCCTATGGGAATCATTTCCATAGGAGCTTTTTATTACATTTCTTTCTTACGACGCCAAATGCTGTAACCAACAGCCATGCAACTAAAGTAAATAATTGCAGCTACGACTGAAATTTGTGTTGTTTCATTAAATAACAACGTTACTAACACGGCAATATAGAACAAGATTGTTGCGTAACTTGATAACGGGAATAGCGGCATCTTGAAATCAGATACTGGCGCATCCGCTGAACGCTTGTATTGAATATGTGCTAATAAAATTAGGATCCATACGAAGATGAAACTAATCGTGGCTACCCCAGTAATCATAACGAATACTCGTGTTGGGTAGAAGTAGTTTAGCAATACCCCAAACAAGAACGCAGCCACAGATACTAACATTCCATTAACTGGTACATTTTGCTTAGACAATTTCGCTAACGCACGAGGTGCTTGCTTGTTCTTAGCCAAAACATATAGTGTACGTGATGTTGAGAAAATCGCTGAATTGGCGGCTGACATAGCTGATGTCAAAACAACGAAATTAACTAAGTCCGCTGCAAATCCAATTCCTAATCCTGCAAACACCTGGACGAATGGCGATTGACTAGCATCCAGTTGGTTCCATGGATAGATAGCCATAATAACTGCTAAAGATCCAACATAGAAGAAACTGATACGCTTAGGTACTGATTTAATTGCCTTAGGCAAATCCTTCTTTGGGTTAGCTGTTTCACCAGCCATTAAACCAACCATTTCAATTCCCGTAAACGCAAAGATAACCATTGGGAACGCTAGTAAGAATCCCCATCCACCCATAGCGAAGAATCCACCATGATCAATCAAATTGGCAAAACTAGCAGTTGTCCCATTAGTGTTAAATCCAGTTGCAATCATCCATAGCCCTGCAACAATTAACCCAATAATGGCAAAAACCTTTACACTAGCAAATCCACTTTCCAGTTCTCCAAACCAACGAACATTGATTAAGTTAACCCCAATAAGTAGAATCACAACTAACAACGGTGCTAACCATTGCGGTAGCTGCGGAAACCAATAACGTAAATAAATTCCTGTAGCGGTTAAATTGGCCATCGCTAAACTTGCCCAACTCAGCCAATAGGCCCATCCAATCACGAATTCCCATCGTTCACCTAAATATAGACGAACAAAATCAATAAATGATCGCAATTGCGTATTGGACATTAGCAGTTCTCCAACTGCGCGCATCATAAGATACGTGAAGAATCCTGTAATAGCGTAGGCTAATACTAAGGCTGGACCTGCGGTTTTAATCGCTTCTCCTGATCCTAAAAACAATCCTGTTCCGATTGCTCCACCAATTGCTATCATTTGCAAATGGCGTGACGACAGTCCTCGTTCGAGTTCTGTATTTTCTTTGTTCTCAGTCATAAGAACCTCTTTCCTGCATGAGGGCACAAAAAAGCCCCATGCCAAATTTAATTGACATAGGGACGTTAATAACGCGGTTCCACCCTACTTCTTAACTTACGTTAAGCGTCTTAATTACAGGTATCACTTTTCTCCCAAGGCTCCCCTAATGCTTTTTTTGGACTCTTTTTCACCATACCAGAGCTCTCTTAGCCAAAAAATAGATGCATTATTTCTCAATGTTCATCAAAAAGTAATAGTCATATGTTACCAATTTAAAAGTAACACGTCAACTATACTTGCCTTACTTTTCCACAGCTACTGAATCTTCAAACGCTTGTACATCAATTGTTTTCCCAATTACCGTTAAGACATCACCAATTTGTACTCGCGCATCTGAAGCAGGTTCTGTTAAAACTTGATCCTTAGACTTCAACGCAACAGCGTGTAAC includes these proteins:
- a CDS encoding TrkH family potassium uptake protein, producing MHKLFDRLTPPQILTAGFLAIIFVGAGLLSLPIAQNPGVSVSFIDALFTAVSATAITGLTVVNTSETWSFFGQVVLLIMIEVGALGFMTFAVLVLTLTRQRLDLKARLLMREALNLRNLGDVKSMLTFVFSLSFIIQIIGAILLMFAFIPRFGIGQGIYFSIAHAISAFGNAGFTFFKEPITIFQNSPYVLFVWMFLITAGSLGFLVWRDLLSLKRGGRLSLHTRMALTTSSWLIVGGFTVFLFTEKLMHNLSGLSLWERVSDTLFLAVVPRTAGLEVIPLSSLSVGGLFIIMVLMFIGGTPGSTSGGIKTTTLGILWLQSVAALRGQEQVNFGNRRISQKTIVKALMLAVISTAFVMFVSLLLCMTETIPKGFGLEYITFEVISAFSTTGFSLGLTPNLSVIGKIIIMFVMFIGRVGLYTVMFSVLNIREKPSHYQYPTEEIIIG
- a CDS encoding TVP38/TMEM64 family protein, whose protein sequence is MTDKELTNEETPQNLAEALEKTERNKYFQWFIQGVSYAGIIFTIWACWQLYKMGAFTDSEVMINLVKGYGIWAPIIFVFIQIIQVVIPIIPGGVTLAAGVMIFGPWWGFVYNYVGIVVGSFILFWLGRKYGMKLVEAFVSQKVMDKYMTKLDTKGWRTTFAVMILLPVAPDDALVLLTSLTRMTWREFFWIIVLCKPATVAAYSFGMMYGMEWLTKLLG
- a CDS encoding amino acid permease, which encodes MTENKENTELERGLSSRHLQMIAIGGAIGTGLFLGSGEAIKTAGPALVLAYAITGFFTYLMMRAVGELLMSNTQLRSFIDFVRLYLGERWEFVIGWAYWLSWASLAMANLTATGIYLRYWFPQLPQWLAPLLVVILLIGVNLINVRWFGELESGFASVKVFAIIGLIVAGLWMIATGFNTNGTTASFANLIDHGGFFAMGGWGFLLAFPMVIFAFTGIEMVGLMAGETANPKKDLPKAIKSVPKRISFFYVGSLAVIMAIYPWNQLDASQSPFVQVFAGLGIGFAADLVNFVVLTSAMSAANSAIFSTSRTLYVLAKNKQAPRALAKLSKQNVPVNGMLVSVAAFLFGVLLNYFYPTRVFVMITGVATISFIFVWILILLAHIQYKRSADAPVSDFKMPLFPLSSYATILFYIAVLVTLLFNETTQISVVAAIIYFSCMAVGYSIWRRKKEM
- a CDS encoding winged helix-turn-helix transcriptional regulator, with product MSDEKIYQIGVEATMEAIGGKWKPIILCNLRHGELRTSELKRQIPGISQKMLTQQLRELEAADIVDRHVYNQVPPKVEYSLSDYGMTLSAVLDNLCTWGEQHIKTMKSQGHAVALKTK
- the rlmH gene encoding 23S rRNA (pseudouridine(1915)-N(3))-methyltransferase RlmH — encoded protein: MNVKIICVGKLKEKYLKDGIAEYAKRLQKFAKFEIIEVPDEKAPEQLSQAEMDKIMQKEGERILSKIKDREYVFALAIKGKERSSEELAQEIEKLTVSGNSDLTFIIGGSLGLDPAVLKRSNTQISFGRFTLPHQLMRLVLTEQIYRAFMINQGSPYHK
- a CDS encoding ribonuclease H family protein, with product MFSDAKGYFGRTNNEMEMLALINALLQAAKTDAPVTIVSDSKYVLDSVTNWMYNWQSNGWKKAGGEIANLKGWQQIFDLVQPLENRLDFIWVKGHATSNGNVLVDRLLNEAMDAL
- a CDS encoding glycosyltransferase family 8 protein, which produces MSNPIDLLFTIDERYMAPLQVALVSIKENNPNQDMRVWIVYESVSEVKIESLRTLTNKLGYDLNVVQVDGSNWSDAPIEDRYPKEMYFRLLAGEILPKEITKVIYMDPDILVINSIRELWDLDMGEYMLAAATHTGVIDVTTPINKVRLDIKHGYYNSGIMVINLEKAREIVRWADISDVIQEHGNMLLLPDQDILNYLYGKYAIEIPDEKWNYDARMYTRYLTASLGERDIHWVMENTVVLHFCGKPKPWDKKHDNRFTGLYLDYLKKTSRMMD
- a CDS encoding aldo/keto reductase; this encodes MINSLQDTITLNNDVEMPGLGLGVFQIPDEDTAEVVASSIENGYRLIDTAQIYGNEAGVGEGIKLGLAKTGLNREDLFITSKVWNFGMSKEDAIASVEASLEKLQLDYVDLFLIHWPGDKQYKDAWLGLEELYAAGKIKAIGVSNFQPHHLEDLLSYAKVVPVLNQVELHPKLSQRDLQAFGAEHGIKTQAWSPLMQGQILDNEVIGELAAKYNKTPAQIVLRWDIQRDVMLVVKSVKTSRLLSNADVFDFELSADDMEMLYNLNEDLRVGPHPDVFNV
- a CDS encoding viroplasmin family protein yields the protein MKTYAIVGNQYEGLYTKPWSEVQKMTQTKPAPKYKGFTSRAEAQAWFDAQNSGSRSYETAYDGAFKADSKRYYIFTDGGSEIPETLAVGMLKQRIKLPGQLQSMRVAI
- a CDS encoding VOC family protein, which produces MSNMGFSMVNHIGITVSDLDKSVEFYEALSGNKVSNRDSIGGKRMAQVQGLKEVDIKYANLRLGNINMDILQYVEPTASKANYSNEQISAMHMCFEVEDLEAAMGRLKELGIEPEGEPIYFDEEDGLKSGFGTGVVYFKDPDGTNLELIEPKGPFTRG
- a CDS encoding SDR family NAD(P)-dependent oxidoreductase; translated protein: MGKKKVIVITGASSGMGKASAELFVKKGWQVYAGARRTDKMKELGYMGVRVLPLDVSKTESNQKFIETVLQEQGRIDILINNAGYGQYGAVEYTDMKQVRQQFEVNVFGAIELSKLVLPAMREQGFGRIINISSIGGDVYMPLGAFYHATKAALQQFSDSLDLEVSQFGIRSVVVQPGGTQSEWSKIAMENARKDLPEDSPYQKLIDSVSTILVNNEGKTTSADLAKVFYKAATDAKAKRRYLNSTSDKMIVWASRTMPNVYKKVMQSMLDNNMHNKKQIREGVRDE
- a CDS encoding methylated-DNA--[protein]-cysteine S-methyltransferase produces the protein MNKWIYHSPMGDLIMVSNDTHLVGLWFSDQKYVGGSLTLDSIKVQLSDINERVVQWLDLYFAGNKPDPRIIPVDPQVTNFRKIVLGELSNTPYGTIRTYQSLYEGINVESNKKIGSARAVGGAVGHNPISIIIPCHRVVGSDGSLTGYAGGLERKKRLLQLEGVQI